Proteins from one Bacteroides mediterraneensis genomic window:
- a CDS encoding SDR family oxidoreductase, producing the protein MQRALIVGATSGIGKETALQLLQKGWILGLAGRREEKLKELQQLAPDRIHIRAIDICQAEAPDRLQELIDEMGGMDLYLHCSGIGHQNYTLSPDIELQTLETNGTGFVRMVTAAFRYFARQQGGHLAVISSIAGTKGLGAAPAYSATKRFQNIYIDSLEQLACMQHLPIRFTDIRPGFVATGLLNDGKHYPMLMSTEKVARHIVRALEKKKRIALIDWRYRIMVTLWHLIPPAVWKRLPIRN; encoded by the coding sequence ATCCAGCGGGCCCTCATCGTAGGGGCCACTTCCGGCATCGGAAAAGAAACGGCCTTACAACTGCTCCAGAAGGGGTGGATACTCGGACTGGCAGGCCGACGCGAAGAAAAACTGAAAGAATTGCAGCAGCTGGCTCCGGACCGTATCCACATCCGGGCCATCGATATTTGTCAGGCAGAAGCACCCGACCGCCTGCAGGAACTGATTGATGAAATGGGAGGCATGGACCTCTACCTGCACTGTTCAGGCATCGGACACCAGAATTACACACTGTCACCGGACATCGAACTTCAGACGCTCGAAACCAACGGAACGGGGTTCGTACGGATGGTCACCGCCGCGTTCCGTTATTTTGCCCGGCAACAAGGAGGACATCTCGCTGTCATCAGTTCCATTGCCGGTACCAAAGGACTGGGAGCCGCTCCGGCCTACTCCGCCACCAAGCGTTTCCAGAATATCTACATCGACTCCCTGGAACAGCTGGCCTGCATGCAGCATCTCCCCATCCGGTTCACCGACATCCGGCCCGGATTCGTGGCCACCGGCTTGCTGAACGACGGCAAGCACTATCCCATGCTGATGTCCACGGAGAAAGTAGCCCGTCACATCGTGCGAGCCCTGGAAAAAAAGAAACGCATCGCCCTCATCGACTGGCGCTACCGCATCATGGTAACCCTCTGGCACCTGATACCGCCTGCCGTCTGGAAACGACTGCCCATCAGGAATTGA
- a CDS encoding MATE family efflux transporter, producing the protein MAQSREMTSGPSLPLILNFTFPLLLGNLLQQTYSLVDAAIVGRFLGINALASVGASTSVVFLILGFCNGCCGGFGIPVAQKFGARDYVTMRRYVSVSLKLAAVMSVAVAIVTSLLCGFILRSMQTPENIFEGAYIYLLITFIGVPCTFFYNLLSSIIRALGDSKTPFWFLLFSTLLNIVLDLFCILTLGWGVAGAAIATVFSQGLSALLCYIYMYRKFDILKTEPSDRRFRKDLARQLLSIGVPMGLQFSITAIGSIMLQSANNALGTACVAAFTAAMRIKMFVMCPLDSLGMAMATYSGQNYGAGKPDRIWMGIKSATLMMLVYSVAIAIVMWGLADKFALLFISPEETEIMKDTVLFLHINTSFFILLGSLSILRYTIQGAGYTRLAMFSGVAEMIARVLVSLFLVPAWKFWGVCFGDPTAWLFANLFLVPAFIYVYRRLKEIVAKERRVPVNS; encoded by the coding sequence ATGGCACAGTCTAGAGAGATGACATCAGGGCCGAGTCTGCCGCTGATTTTGAATTTTACTTTTCCTTTGTTGCTGGGCAACCTGCTTCAGCAGACGTATTCGCTGGTGGATGCGGCCATTGTGGGGCGATTCTTAGGTATTAATGCCTTGGCTTCCGTGGGAGCCAGCACATCGGTGGTTTTCCTGATACTGGGATTCTGCAACGGGTGTTGTGGTGGTTTCGGCATTCCGGTGGCCCAGAAGTTTGGGGCCCGCGATTATGTCACGATGCGGCGTTATGTGTCGGTCAGCTTGAAGCTGGCGGCCGTGATGTCGGTGGCGGTGGCCATTGTCACGAGTCTGCTCTGCGGATTTATCCTACGTTCCATGCAGACACCTGAGAATATTTTTGAAGGGGCTTACATCTATCTGCTCATCACGTTTATCGGCGTACCGTGTACGTTTTTCTACAACCTGCTTTCCAGCATCATCCGTGCGTTGGGAGATAGCAAGACCCCGTTCTGGTTCCTGCTGTTCTCCACGTTGCTGAACATTGTTCTCGATTTGTTCTGTATCCTGACGCTGGGATGGGGGGTAGCCGGAGCAGCCATCGCCACGGTCTTCTCCCAGGGACTTTCGGCTTTGCTGTGCTACATCTATATGTACCGCAAGTTTGACATCCTGAAAACCGAGCCGTCCGACCGCCGTTTCCGGAAAGACCTGGCCCGTCAGCTTTTGTCTATCGGGGTGCCGATGGGCTTGCAGTTTTCCATTACGGCTATCGGCAGTATCATGTTGCAGAGTGCGAACAATGCATTGGGTACGGCCTGTGTGGCTGCCTTCACCGCGGCCATGCGTATCAAGATGTTCGTGATGTGTCCGCTGGACAGTCTGGGTATGGCCATGGCCACGTATTCCGGACAGAACTATGGTGCCGGAAAGCCCGACCGCATCTGGATGGGTATCAAGTCGGCCACGCTGATGATGTTGGTCTATTCCGTAGCGATTGCCATTGTAATGTGGGGACTGGCCGACAAGTTTGCCTTGTTGTTCATTTCGCCCGAGGAGACGGAGATTATGAAAGATACCGTGCTGTTCCTGCACATCAATACTTCTTTCTTCATCCTGCTGGGCTCGCTGAGTATTCTCCGCTATACCATTCAGGGGGCAGGCTATACGCGGCTGGCCATGTTTTCGGGCGTAGCTGAAATGATAGCCCGTGTGCTGGTCAGTCTTTTCCTCGTACCGGCCTGGAAGTTTTGGGGCGTCTGCTTCGGCGACCCGACGGCCTGGCTGTTTGCCAACCTGTTCCTGGTGCCGGCTTTCATCTATGTGTACCGTCGCTTGAAGGAGATTGTGGCAAAGGAAAGACGGGTGCCCGTCAATTCCTGA
- a CDS encoding MATE family efflux transporter produces the protein MKDSIDFGSMDIPKLFRKLLIPTVLGMIFSAIFIITDGIFVGKGIGSDALAAVNITAPLFLINTGVGLMFGIGASVVASIHLSQGKVKVARINITQAVIVSSLLLIAYAAVILCNVEEIALLLGSSPRLLPLAAEYMYWFVPFLVFSALLSSGMFFVRLDGSPNYAMVCNIIPALLNIGLDYLFIFVCKWGMFGAALATSLGYIVGALMILVYLMQPQHILRLCKVKLSWKSLRLTLRNTGYMCKLGLSSFLCEAAIATMMFAGNYVFIHYLGEDGVAAYSIACYFFPIIFMVYNAIAQSAQPILSYNFGAGHPERVRAAFRLALLTAISCGIIVFAVTALFSSPIASWFIDSRYPAHDLAVEGLPLFASGFVCFGINIVSIGYFQSVERDRPAMAITLLRGFILVLLCFWLMPLLCGVPGIWLAVPVSELLTFLFVLTLYCRGKRS, from the coding sequence ATGAAAGACAGTATTGACTTCGGAAGCATGGACATTCCGAAATTGTTCCGGAAATTACTTATCCCTACCGTACTGGGAATGATTTTCTCGGCCATCTTCATCATCACCGACGGCATCTTCGTGGGGAAAGGCATCGGCAGCGATGCCCTGGCCGCCGTCAACATCACAGCTCCCCTCTTCCTGATTAATACGGGTGTGGGACTGATGTTCGGCATCGGCGCCTCGGTCGTGGCCTCCATTCACCTGTCGCAAGGGAAAGTAAAGGTGGCCCGCATCAATATCACGCAGGCTGTCATAGTTTCCTCCTTATTGCTCATCGCCTACGCCGCAGTCATTCTCTGCAACGTGGAAGAAATAGCCTTACTGCTGGGAAGCTCACCCCGCCTGTTGCCTCTCGCCGCCGAATACATGTACTGGTTCGTGCCCTTCCTGGTGTTCAGTGCCCTGCTGAGCTCGGGCATGTTCTTCGTGCGACTGGACGGCTCACCCAACTACGCCATGGTGTGCAACATCATCCCTGCCCTACTCAACATCGGCTTGGACTACCTGTTTATCTTCGTCTGCAAATGGGGCATGTTCGGAGCCGCCCTGGCCACCAGTCTGGGCTACATCGTCGGTGCCCTGATGATTCTGGTTTATCTGATGCAGCCTCAGCACATTCTCCGTTTGTGTAAAGTCAAACTGTCTTGGAAAAGCCTGCGGCTCACCCTTCGCAACACCGGCTATATGTGCAAGCTGGGATTGTCCAGTTTTCTCTGTGAGGCAGCCATCGCCACCATGATGTTTGCCGGGAACTACGTCTTTATCCACTACCTGGGTGAAGACGGGGTAGCCGCCTACAGCATCGCCTGCTATTTCTTCCCCATCATCTTCATGGTGTACAACGCCATCGCCCAGTCAGCCCAACCTATTCTCAGCTACAACTTCGGAGCCGGACACCCGGAACGCGTGCGGGCAGCCTTCCGATTGGCCCTGCTGACCGCCATCTCCTGCGGCATCATCGTTTTCGCCGTCACGGCCTTGTTCTCTTCCCCAATAGCCTCCTGGTTCATCGACAGCCGCTATCCGGCACACGACCTGGCCGTCGAAGGACTTCCTCTGTTTGCCTCCGGCTTCGTATGCTTCGGCATCAACATCGTATCCATCGGCTACTTCCAGAGTGTGGAACGCGACCGCCCTGCCATGGCCATCACCCTGCTGCGCGGATTTATCCTCGTGCTTCTCTGCTTCTGGCTGATGCCCCTGCTATGCGGAGTGCCGGGAATCTGGCTGGCCGTCCCCGTTTCCGAGCTGCTGACCTTCCTTTTTGTCCTCACTCTCTACTGCCGCGGCAAACGAAGCTAA
- a CDS encoding Crp/Fnr family transcriptional regulator, which produces MKTFSEILHEKYGLSASESEQLLAQMERLTYRKGEHIVREGERNSSLYLVAQGIWRGHYLRDGVDISLWFASEGDTLFSSWSYVADRPSLTSIEAMSDSTVFRISKQKMETFFASSIAFANIGRVIFERQFLDMENWMINGGAAQAKQRYLALLEQNPELLQHVPLKHIASYLMITPQSLSRIRAELSRKK; this is translated from the coding sequence ATGAAGACTTTTAGCGAGATACTGCACGAAAAATATGGACTGAGTGCCTCGGAATCTGAGCAATTACTGGCACAGATGGAACGCCTTACCTACCGAAAAGGGGAACACATCGTACGGGAAGGAGAACGCAACAGCAGTCTCTACCTGGTGGCCCAAGGCATCTGGAGAGGACATTATCTGCGCGACGGAGTGGACATTTCACTCTGGTTTGCTTCAGAAGGAGACACGCTCTTCTCTTCGTGGAGCTACGTGGCCGACCGTCCCTCTCTTACCTCCATCGAAGCCATGAGCGACAGCACGGTCTTCCGCATCTCCAAGCAAAAGATGGAGACTTTTTTTGCCTCTTCCATCGCCTTTGCCAACATCGGAAGAGTCATTTTCGAACGGCAGTTTCTGGACATGGAAAACTGGATGATAAACGGAGGAGCCGCACAGGCGAAACAACGTTACCTTGCCCTGCTGGAGCAGAATCCGGAATTGCTGCAGCATGTCCCGCTAAAGCACATCGCCTCTTATCTGATGATTACACCTCAATCGCTCAGCCGCATACGGGCGGAACTGAGCAGAAAGAAATAA
- a CDS encoding response regulator transcription factor, giving the protein MDGVHAQDEEQRLCLIAQSYSICENSIAVLSNLRTGKSHIFFGKSCKILGLGKPSTIQTVDSVWEEEVYNRIHPDDWKKRCLQELTFFRKISSSHSKDIFSWYLENIMRMCDKEGEYHYWKHRIFYFAGGGQQGISYSLCLYNLTSEDSEAAYLINTMTGEKKILLTDESQLLSDREKIILQMIQNGKSSKMIADRLEISKHTVDRHRQNIIAKLQVNNSTEACHKAKKLGLID; this is encoded by the coding sequence ATGGATGGAGTACACGCACAAGATGAGGAACAACGCCTGTGTCTTATTGCACAGTCCTACTCTATCTGCGAAAACTCCATTGCCGTATTAAGTAATTTGCGTACGGGGAAAAGCCATATCTTCTTCGGAAAGTCCTGCAAAATATTGGGACTAGGTAAACCAAGCACCATTCAAACGGTGGATTCCGTATGGGAAGAAGAGGTTTACAACCGGATTCATCCGGACGACTGGAAAAAACGATGTCTGCAAGAGTTGACTTTCTTCCGCAAGATATCTTCCTCTCATTCAAAAGATATATTTTCCTGGTATCTTGAAAATATCATGAGAATGTGTGACAAGGAGGGTGAATATCACTATTGGAAACATCGTATCTTCTATTTCGCAGGAGGCGGGCAACAAGGGATAAGCTATTCTCTCTGCTTATACAATCTGACCTCAGAAGATAGTGAAGCTGCTTATCTGATAAATACGATGACAGGCGAGAAAAAAATTCTTCTCACGGATGAGAGTCAACTTCTTTCTGACAGGGAAAAAATTATATTGCAAATGATACAAAATGGGAAATCCAGTAAAATGATTGCAGACAGACTGGAAATCAGCAAACATACGGTAGACCGTCACCGGCAGAATATCATAGCCAAACTGCAAGTGAACAACAGCACCGAAGCATGCCATAAAGCAAAAAAGCTGGGATTAATTGATTAA
- a CDS encoding sugar O-acetyltransferase — protein MTEWDKMQAHQICNDFDADLFERRVKAKRLFKEFNRTEDHEIERRQGIMRQLFKKVGERVWLEPNFTCEFGKNITIGSDVYINFGCTLLDCGQITIGNHTLLGPNVSAYSANHSLDPAERIAGALVPKPITIGNRVWIGGSSILLSGVTIGDDTVIGAGSVVTHDIPSGVVAAGNPCRVLRKITEQDKVGFPF, from the coding sequence ATGACAGAATGGGATAAAATGCAGGCGCATCAAATCTGCAATGACTTTGATGCGGATTTGTTTGAACGAAGAGTGAAAGCAAAAAGACTATTCAAGGAATTTAACCGTACCGAAGACCACGAAATTGAACGCCGTCAGGGAATCATGCGTCAACTCTTCAAGAAAGTGGGTGAACGTGTTTGGCTGGAACCAAACTTTACCTGCGAGTTCGGAAAAAACATTACGATTGGGAGTGATGTCTATATTAATTTCGGATGTACCCTGCTTGATTGCGGACAGATCACAATAGGCAATCACACGTTATTAGGACCGAATGTAAGTGCATACTCAGCCAATCATTCACTTGATCCGGCTGAACGGATAGCCGGTGCCTTAGTTCCGAAACCGATTACGATAGGAAATCGCGTTTGGATTGGAGGTAGCAGCATACTCCTCAGCGGCGTTACGATAGGCGATGATACCGTGATTGGTGCTGGAAGTGTGGTCACTCATGACATACCTTCAGGGGTCGTGGCCGCCGGAAATCCTTGCCGTGTCTTACGAAAAATCACCGAGCAAGACAAAGTCGGTTTTCCTTTCTAA
- a CDS encoding DUF1349 domain-containing protein, with product MKKYLFLAIATMMTAACSHPTADKTQPIAESSRLTDCNVSLNGLHFTKSLNRAEKQVSDSAGIITFRAKPQADFFCDPNGKISQDDAAILFMEIDNKKPFTYSAKVKTGFTPEGTYNAAVLFAYANDTLWQKLCFEQDERGTHRVVSVRTIGTSDDNNHEVINEDTESIYFKISSDTQTIANYYSLDGKTWQMVRLYKNEYGDKIYLGICSQAPQSDECISTFENLQLTADHVKDFRLGK from the coding sequence ATGAAAAAATATCTTTTTTTAGCGATAGCTACGATGATGACAGCCGCTTGCTCTCATCCAACAGCAGACAAAACCCAACCAATTGCAGAAAGCTCCAGACTGACAGACTGTAATGTTTCTTTAAATGGTCTTCATTTTACCAAATCGCTCAACAGAGCCGAAAAGCAAGTGAGTGATTCGGCAGGTATTATCACCTTCCGCGCCAAACCTCAAGCAGATTTTTTCTGTGACCCTAACGGAAAAATATCTCAAGATGATGCCGCCATCCTTTTCATGGAAATAGACAACAAAAAACCTTTTACCTATTCTGCCAAGGTCAAAACGGGATTCACTCCGGAAGGGACCTACAATGCGGCCGTACTCTTTGCGTATGCCAATGACACGCTATGGCAGAAACTGTGTTTCGAACAGGATGAAAGAGGAACGCACCGGGTGGTAAGTGTGCGTACCATCGGCACCTCCGATGACAACAACCATGAAGTGATAAACGAGGATACAGAATCCATCTATTTTAAAATATCGTCCGACACGCAAACCATAGCCAATTACTATTCGTTGGACGGCAAGACATGGCAGATGGTCCGTCTCTATAAAAACGAGTACGGAGATAAAATTTATCTGGGTATCTGCAGCCAGGCTCCTCAATCGGACGAATGTATCTCGACCTTCGAGAACTTACAGCTGACTGCTGATCATGTAAAAGATTTCAGACTGGGAAAATGA
- a CDS encoding IS1182 family transposase — protein MFKNYTSNDNLLLPPCLGDFIPQNDPVRVVHRIIEQISLEELYRKYSVKGCPAYHPRMMLQILVYAYLRNIYSSRRIEEFCRNDIRFMWLTGTRVPDHNTINRFRSSRLKDVLKTVFATIVKFLVAEGFVSLDVACTDGTKMEANANRYTFVWGKSIHTRISRIAEQLEEIWRYAESVTKQELRDSAPVTYQDITPEKVERALEQIHEALEGTDADRKVKAKVRRVRKAWPEQLKKYESQGKILDGRNSYSKTDPDATFMRMKEDHMRNGQLKPGYNPQVSTNRQFILNYTLHQCAGDTSTYPLHMEDFHSLYGRYPDVSVCDAGYGSEENYLYAFRHGIETFIKYNYFHKEQKRSFRNDPFLSANFYYNEETDGMYCPMGQRMERLSDVKRTTDNGFVQTVSRYRARNCKGCPLRCRCHRSRSERIVQVNHRLRKIKEREREKLLSEEGLKYRSQRPQDVEAVFGNLKNNKHFKRFHLRGLKKVEIEFGLLAIAHNLAKVAS, from the coding sequence ATGTTTAAAAACTATACCTCCAACGATAATCTGCTTTTACCTCCGTGTTTAGGCGATTTTATTCCCCAGAACGATCCGGTCCGGGTTGTTCACCGCATCATTGAACAGATCAGCCTGGAAGAACTTTACCGCAAGTACTCCGTCAAAGGCTGTCCGGCCTACCATCCCCGCATGATGCTGCAGATTCTGGTATATGCCTATCTGCGCAATATCTATTCCAGCCGCCGCATTGAGGAGTTCTGCCGCAATGACATCCGCTTCATGTGGCTGACCGGTACCAGGGTGCCTGACCACAACACCATCAACCGTTTTCGCAGCAGCCGGCTGAAGGATGTGCTCAAGACCGTCTTCGCCACCATCGTGAAGTTCCTCGTGGCGGAGGGCTTTGTAAGTCTGGACGTAGCCTGCACCGACGGGACGAAGATGGAGGCGAACGCCAACCGTTATACGTTCGTCTGGGGCAAGTCCATCCACACCCGCATCTCCAGAATTGCGGAACAGCTTGAGGAGATATGGCGGTACGCCGAGTCCGTCACCAAGCAGGAGCTGCGCGACTCCGCTCCCGTCACTTACCAGGACATCACCCCCGAGAAGGTGGAAAGGGCGCTGGAACAGATACATGAAGCTCTGGAGGGAACGGATGCGGACCGGAAAGTGAAGGCCAAGGTCCGGCGCGTGAGGAAGGCATGGCCCGAACAGCTGAAGAAATACGAATCCCAGGGAAAGATTCTCGACGGGCGCAACAGCTACTCCAAGACAGACCCCGACGCCACGTTCATGCGGATGAAGGAGGACCACATGAGGAACGGGCAGCTCAAGCCCGGATACAACCCGCAGGTCAGTACCAACAGACAGTTCATCCTGAACTATACCCTCCACCAGTGTGCCGGTGACACCTCCACCTATCCCCTGCACATGGAAGACTTCCATTCCCTGTACGGCAGATATCCTGACGTGTCCGTCTGTGACGCCGGGTACGGAAGCGAGGAGAACTACCTGTACGCCTTCAGGCATGGCATTGAAACCTTCATAAAGTACAACTATTTCCATAAGGAACAGAAAAGGAGCTTCAGGAATGACCCGTTCCTGTCCGCCAACTTCTACTATAATGAAGAAACCGACGGGATGTACTGTCCGATGGGACAGAGGATGGAAAGACTCTCCGATGTAAAGCGGACGACAGACAACGGTTTTGTACAGACCGTCTCAAGGTACAGGGCACGGAACTGCAAGGGCTGCCCGTTAAGATGCCGGTGTCACAGAAGCCGGTCGGAAAGGATTGTGCAAGTGAATCATCGGCTGAGAAAAATCAAGGAAAGGGAACGTGAGAAACTCCTCTCCGAGGAAGGTCTTAAATACCGGAGCCAGCGGCCGCAGGATGTGGAAGCCGTATTTGGAAACCTCAAGAACAACAAGCACTTCAAGAGGTTCCATCTTCGTGGGCTGAAAAAGGTGGAAATTGAGTTTGGCCTGCTGGCCATAGCGCATAATCTTGCAAAAGTAGCCTCTTAG
- the dnaK gene encoding molecular chaperone DnaK encodes MGKIIGIDLGTTNSCVAVFEGNEPVVIANSEGKRTTPSVVGFVDGGERKVGDPAKRQAITNPKRTVYSIKRFMGETYDQVQKEIARVPYSVVRGDNNTPRVDIDGRLYTPQEISAMILQKMKKTAEDYLGQEVTEAVITVPAYFSDSQRQATKEAGQIAGLDVKRIVNEPTAAALAYGVDKSNKDMKVAVFDLGGGTFDISILEFGGGVFEVLSTNGDTHLGGDDFDQVIIDWLVQEFKNDEGADLTTDPMAMQRLKEAAEKAKIELSSSTSTEINLPYIMPVAGVPKHLVKTLTRAKFEALAHNLIQACLEPCKKAMSDAGLNNADIDEVILVGGSSRIPAVQKLVEDFFGKVPSKGVNPDEVVAVGACIQGAVLNKEAGVGNIVLLDVTPLTLGIETMGGVMTKLIDANTTIPCKKSEVFSTAADNQTEVTIHVLQGERPMAAQNKSIGQFNLTGIAPARRGVPQIEVTFDIDANGILKVSAKDKATGKEQAIRIEASSGLSKEEIDRMKAEAEANAEADKKEKERIDKLNQADSLIFTTENQLKDLGDKIPADKKAPIEAALQKLKDAHKAQDLAGIDAASAELQTAFQAASAEMYAQTGAQGGAQAGPNTGQANNGQSSNSKNNDNVQDADFEEVK; translated from the coding sequence ATGGGAAAGATTATTGGTATTGACTTAGGAACAACAAACTCATGTGTTGCAGTATTTGAAGGTAACGAACCGGTGGTAATTGCCAACAGCGAAGGTAAACGTACCACTCCTTCAGTTGTAGGTTTCGTTGACGGTGGCGAACGTAAGGTAGGTGATCCTGCCAAACGTCAGGCTATCACAAACCCGAAACGTACGGTATATTCTATCAAACGTTTCATGGGTGAAACTTACGATCAGGTTCAGAAAGAAATTGCTCGTGTACCTTACTCAGTAGTAAGAGGCGACAACAACACTCCGCGTGTAGATATCGACGGACGTCTGTACACTCCGCAGGAAATCTCAGCCATGATTCTGCAGAAGATGAAGAAGACTGCTGAAGATTACTTGGGTCAGGAAGTTACTGAAGCTGTCATCACCGTTCCGGCATACTTCTCAGACTCTCAGCGTCAGGCCACTAAGGAAGCTGGTCAGATTGCCGGTCTGGATGTAAAACGTATCGTGAACGAACCGACTGCAGCTGCATTGGCTTACGGTGTGGACAAGTCTAACAAAGATATGAAGGTAGCCGTATTCGACCTTGGTGGTGGTACATTCGATATCTCTATCCTGGAATTCGGTGGTGGCGTATTCGAAGTATTGTCAACCAACGGTGATACTCACCTGGGTGGTGATGACTTCGACCAAGTAATCATCGACTGGTTGGTTCAGGAATTCAAGAACGACGAAGGTGCTGACCTGACTACTGATCCGATGGCTATGCAACGTTTGAAGGAAGCTGCTGAAAAGGCAAAGATTGAATTGTCTTCTTCAACTTCTACTGAAATCAACTTGCCGTACATCATGCCGGTTGCCGGTGTGCCTAAACACTTGGTTAAGACATTGACTCGTGCAAAATTCGAAGCTTTGGCTCACAACCTGATTCAGGCTTGTCTGGAACCTTGTAAGAAAGCCATGAGCGATGCAGGTCTGAACAACGCAGATATTGATGAAGTCATCTTGGTAGGTGGTTCTTCACGTATCCCGGCTGTACAGAAACTGGTTGAAGACTTCTTCGGCAAAGTTCCTTCTAAGGGTGTAAATCCGGATGAAGTAGTAGCCGTAGGTGCTTGTATCCAGGGTGCCGTTTTGAACAAGGAAGCCGGTGTAGGTAATATCGTATTGCTGGATGTCACTCCGTTGACATTGGGTATTGAAACAATGGGTGGAGTAATGACCAAGTTGATTGATGCCAACACGACTATTCCGTGCAAGAAGAGTGAAGTCTTCTCTACTGCCGCTGATAACCAGACAGAAGTTACCATCCACGTATTGCAGGGTGAACGTCCGATGGCTGCTCAGAACAAGTCAATCGGTCAGTTCAACTTGACAGGTATCGCTCCGGCTCGTCGTGGTGTGCCTCAGATTGAAGTTACATTCGATATCGATGCCAACGGTATCTTGAAGGTATCTGCCAAGGATAAGGCAACTGGTAAGGAACAGGCCATCCGTATCGAAGCTTCATCTGGTTTGAGCAAGGAAGAAATCGACCGTATGAAGGCTGAAGCTGAAGCTAACGCAGAAGCTGATAAGAAGGAAAAGGAACGTATCGACAAGCTGAACCAGGCAGATAGCTTGATCTTTACTACTGAAAATCAGTTGAAAGACCTTGGCGATAAGATTCCGGCCGACAAGAAAGCTCCTATCGAAGCTGCCCTTCAGAAGTTGAAAGACGCTCACAAGGCTCAGGATTTGGCTGGTATCGATGCAGCAAGCGCTGAATTGCAAACTGCTTTCCAGGCTGCAAGTGCAGAAATGTACGCTCAGACTGGTGCACAGGGCGGTGCTCAGGCAGGTCCTAATACAGGTCAGGCAAACAACGGTCAGAGTTCAAACAGCAAGAACAATGACAATGTACAGGATGCTGACTTTGAGGAAGTGAAATAA
- a CDS encoding PspC domain-containing protein: MKKTLTVNLGGTVYHIDEDAYILLDNYLNNLRYHFRKEEGADEIVRDMEARIAELFDEALRGGLQVITIKEVEEVIARMGKPEELNDGEEENASASGEKAYDSESTGTSRRLFRNPDDRVLGGVVSGLAAYFGWDVTWTRIVFILAGFLIHGLILAYLLAWIIIPLAQTATEKLQMRGEPINVENIGRTVTDGFEKVNDYVHSEKPRSALHKLGNGVVAVFGFLLKLCLVLLLICCAPFLLVGLVVLFALLMAATGMIVSLPTFIYNIIPWVDWSSVHAIPGVIVGLTVCGLLVVGIPIAGLIQAVMQSFGSWKPMGTSAKVVLVLLWMVALAIGIVLIFQVPFLTEPLLTTPFWGEFL; this comes from the coding sequence ATGAAAAAGACACTGACTGTAAATTTAGGAGGCACCGTATATCACATTGATGAGGATGCCTATATCCTGCTGGATAATTATTTGAATAACCTTCGCTATCATTTCCGCAAGGAAGAAGGGGCGGATGAGATTGTGCGCGACATGGAAGCCCGCATCGCCGAACTGTTTGACGAAGCCTTGCGCGGCGGCTTGCAGGTGATTACGATAAAAGAGGTGGAAGAGGTCATTGCCCGTATGGGCAAGCCCGAAGAGCTGAACGACGGGGAGGAGGAAAACGCATCCGCCTCGGGTGAGAAGGCTTATGACAGTGAATCGACGGGAACCAGCCGTCGTTTGTTCCGTAACCCGGACGACCGTGTCTTGGGTGGAGTTGTATCCGGTCTTGCAGCCTATTTCGGCTGGGACGTGACCTGGACCCGTATCGTCTTTATTTTGGCCGGTTTCCTGATTCATGGATTGATTCTGGCTTATCTGCTGGCTTGGATTATCATTCCGCTGGCACAAACGGCTACGGAGAAATTGCAGATGCGGGGGGAGCCCATCAATGTGGAGAACATCGGCCGGACAGTGACCGACGGTTTTGAGAAAGTGAACGACTACGTACATTCCGAGAAGCCCCGTTCGGCTTTGCATAAGTTGGGAAACGGGGTGGTAGCTGTGTTCGGTTTCTTGCTGAAACTGTGTCTGGTGTTGTTGCTGATTTGCTGCGCACCTTTCCTATTGGTCGGTTTGGTCGTGCTGTTTGCCTTGCTGATGGCTGCTACGGGAATGATTGTCAGCTTGCCTACCTTTATATATAATATCATACCTTGGGTAGACTGGAGCAGTGTGCATGCCATTCCAGGTGTGATTGTCGGATTGACCGTGTGCGGACTACTGGTAGTGGGTATCCCTATTGCCGGACTGATTCAGGCCGTCATGCAGTCGTTCGGAAGCTGGAAGCCCATGGGTACCTCCGCTAAAGTGGTGCTGGTGTTGTTGTGGATGGTGGCCCTGGCCATAGGAATCGTGTTGATTTTCCAGGTGCCTTTCCTGACGGAACCCCTTCTGACTACTCCTTTTTGGGGAGAGTTCCTCTGA